In the genome of Cryptomeria japonica chromosome 8, Sugi_1.0, whole genome shotgun sequence, one region contains:
- the LOC131054975 gene encoding uncharacterized protein LOC131054975, translating into MAQSVVGFGLFPQIKGLSSGVDRRWVAAREANNDVGQRKGYKPIHVLHSGRRPSPLKCANQNQLQQGRRTPWQEEDQRQDALVEKGNAQASYKAPLPDEGYPLQQPGGYPPYTYSQPGSPPYNQSGYPYSAYPPQQPGGYPLQQTGGYPPQQPGGYPPYSQDGYPSPGYSAYPQQYPPQQLYPNVGYPQYQYPQQYPPQQPYPPSPRRSKWSIIKAMAALAGLAANLENIANGISDMV; encoded by the exons ATGGCGCAGTCTGTTGTAG GATTCGGACTTTTTCCCCAAATCAAGGGTCTAAGCAGTGGCGTAGATCGAAGATGGGTGGCGGCCCGCGAAGCAAATAACGATGTCGGGCAAAGAAAAGGGTACAAACCCATTCATGTCCTCCACAGTGGACGACGGCCGTCTCCACTGAAATGTGCAAATCAGAATCAACTGCAACAAGGTAGGCGAACTCCTTGGCAAGAAGAAGATCAGCGGCAAGATGCACTAGTAGAGAAAGGGAACGCTCAAGCAAGTTATAAAGCACCCCTTCCTGATGAAGGCTATCCTCTGCAACAGCCTGGTGGGTACCCTCCCTACACTTACAGCCAGCCTGGTTCCCCTCCCTACAACCAGAGTGGTTACCCTTACTCTGCTTATCCTCCGCAACAGCCTGGTGGGTATCCTCTGCAACAGACTGGTGGGTATCCTCCGCAACAACCTGGTGGGTATCCTCCTTACAGCCAGGATGGTTATCCTTCCCCTGGTTACTCTGCCTATCCCCAGCAGTATCCTCCGCAGCAGCTTTACCCTAATGTGGGCTATCCACAATATCAGTATCCTCAGCAGTATCCTCCACAACAGCCCTACCCGCCTTCTCCTCGGCGGTCAAAGTGGTCAATCATTAAAGCTATGGCGGCTTTAGCAGGCCTCGCAGCAAACTTAGAGAATATCGCCAATGGCATCAGTGACATGGTCTAG